A region from the Papaver somniferum cultivar HN1 unplaced genomic scaffold, ASM357369v1 unplaced-scaffold_125, whole genome shotgun sequence genome encodes:
- the LOC113331550 gene encoding uncharacterized protein LOC113331550, translating to MEPTMVKAVLNAMPMYQMGTFKIPKTLLKKLDTIQRKFWWGFKSNRGLNLISWQNMCISKDLGGLAFRDLESLNHALLAKVAWRILHQSDHLLSKLLKAKYFKNEDFLHLSGERNNSSWTWKGIELGLGIIQQHYMMEVKNGTCTRIWMDR from the coding sequence ATGGAGCCAACTATGGTTAAAGCAGTACTAAATGCAATGCCCATGTATCAAATGGGTACTTTTAAGATCCCTAAAACTCTTCTGAAGAAACTAGATACAATCCAAAGGAAGTTCTGGTGGGGATTTAAATCTAATAGAGGATTAAATCTAATCTCTTGGCAGAATATGTGTATTTCAAAAGATTTGGGTGGCCTTGCTTTCAGAGATTTGGAATCATTAAACCATGCACTCTTAGCTAAAGTTGCTTGGAGAATTCTTCATCAGTCTGATCATTTACTTTCAAAACTTCTCAAGGCCAAGTACTTCAAGAATGAAGACTTCCTACATCTATCTGGTGAAAGAAATAATTCTTCATGGACATGGAAGGGCATTGAACTTGGTCTTGGCATCATTCAACAACATTATATGATGGAGGTAAAGAATGGTACATGTACAAGAATTTGGATGGATAGATGA